Proteins found in one Deinococcus cellulosilyticus NBRC 106333 = KACC 11606 genomic segment:
- a CDS encoding alpha-amylase family glycosyl hydrolase has product MRQLKTWLLSLGLLSSFALAQTPDFSNDRIYFLLTDRFANGDPSNDLGANPQQPLNWHGGDFKGIIQKIKEGYFQKLGFSALWITPVYLQTPPVPVTGGPNAGSEFAGYHGYWAEDYFKVDPHLGTLEDLKELVKVAHDNGLKVVQDMVVNHMGYGATLAKTNPGYFHTDAECNSSTSKDQDCPLAGLPDLKQELPEVQMLLNDAVSYWVKEVGIDGIRMDTMKHSSDAYWPQFFAAGGPADPEKIWTVGEVFDGNPVFLSKFLNFGSPSVLDFGLYGAIKDSISGGGDATRVAEVLAQDSVYPDARRLSTFIDNHDVKRFISEAAERGVTGQAAVERLDLALSLIYTLRGTPVVYYGTELAAAGEGDPYNYPLGRSNREDMKFEGALDTPISKRLMTLNQLRASTPALRNGRYAEVCRPYGDTSIFAFKRSQLGQPPLVVVMNNGDSPIDLGALPLELSKTFAASAPLTELTGKSLSVSLNGDGNLVGSLPARTLYILTAERGAGAYSNPENPCIALAKAGGASALVKMNFTVDARSQGNGPIELRRFDTGSQVTYPMQQDPEKPGFWKTSISVPKNTLLKFKYGNLNPKAQNSGYEGYGEPDRSVVAKEENADVQSVYNFIVSPVPTVVLTGKVLKDGQPVANALVALEGENTLFHALTREDGTYHLPLPAGKQKIRARHADSGATDFMEVEGAQQNFDFNLK; this is encoded by the coding sequence ATGCGACAATTGAAAACCTGGCTTTTAAGCCTTGGACTGCTGTCCAGTTTTGCACTTGCCCAGACCCCTGACTTCAGCAACGACCGCATTTACTTTCTGCTCACCGACCGTTTTGCCAACGGAGACCCTTCCAATGATCTGGGAGCGAACCCCCAGCAACCCCTCAACTGGCACGGTGGTGACTTTAAGGGCATCATCCAGAAAATCAAAGAAGGCTACTTCCAGAAACTGGGTTTTTCTGCCCTCTGGATCACTCCGGTGTACCTGCAGACGCCCCCTGTTCCGGTTACTGGAGGTCCAAATGCGGGCAGTGAGTTCGCAGGGTACCACGGCTACTGGGCAGAGGATTACTTCAAAGTGGACCCCCATCTGGGCACCCTGGAAGACCTGAAGGAACTGGTCAAAGTGGCCCACGACAATGGCCTGAAGGTGGTGCAGGACATGGTGGTCAACCACATGGGTTACGGGGCCACCCTGGCAAAGACCAACCCCGGGTACTTCCACACCGATGCGGAGTGCAACAGCAGCACCAGCAAGGACCAGGATTGCCCTCTGGCAGGCCTCCCTGACCTCAAACAGGAGCTTCCAGAAGTTCAGATGCTGCTCAATGATGCGGTGTCCTACTGGGTGAAAGAAGTGGGCATCGACGGCATCCGCATGGACACCATGAAGCACTCCAGCGATGCCTACTGGCCCCAGTTCTTTGCTGCTGGAGGCCCGGCAGACCCTGAGAAAATCTGGACCGTTGGAGAGGTTTTTGATGGCAACCCTGTGTTCCTCAGCAAATTCCTGAATTTCGGTTCGCCTTCGGTGCTGGATTTTGGTCTGTACGGAGCCATCAAGGACAGCATCTCAGGAGGGGGAGACGCCACCCGCGTGGCAGAGGTGCTGGCCCAGGACAGTGTTTACCCGGATGCCCGCAGGCTCAGCACCTTCATCGACAACCACGATGTCAAACGCTTCATCTCTGAGGCCGCAGAGCGCGGGGTGACGGGGCAGGCTGCAGTGGAGCGTCTGGATCTGGCCCTCAGCCTGATTTACACCTTGCGTGGGACCCCTGTGGTCTATTACGGCACCGAACTGGCTGCTGCAGGAGAAGGAGACCCCTACAATTATCCTCTGGGCCGCAGCAACCGTGAGGACATGAAGTTTGAGGGTGCACTGGACACCCCCATCAGCAAACGCCTGATGACCCTCAATCAGCTTCGTGCGAGCACCCCTGCCCTGAGGAATGGCAGGTATGCAGAGGTGTGCAGGCCTTACGGAGACACCAGCATTTTTGCCTTCAAACGCTCACAGCTTGGTCAGCCTCCGCTGGTGGTGGTCATGAACAACGGGGACAGTCCCATTGATCTGGGTGCACTCCCCCTGGAGCTTTCCAAGACCTTTGCGGCCAGTGCTCCCCTCACGGAACTGACAGGCAAAAGCCTCTCTGTCAGCCTGAACGGGGATGGGAACCTGGTGGGATCACTTCCTGCCAGAACCCTCTACATTCTCACTGCAGAGCGAGGAGCAGGTGCCTACAGCAACCCCGAGAATCCCTGCATTGCCCTGGCAAAAGCAGGAGGGGCAAGCGCACTGGTCAAGATGAACTTCACCGTGGATGCCCGTTCCCAGGGCAACGGTCCCATCGAATTGCGCCGCTTTGACACAGGTTCCCAGGTGACCTACCCCATGCAGCAGGACCCTGAAAAGCCTGGATTCTGGAAAACCAGCATCAGCGTGCCCAAGAACACCCTGCTGAAGTTCAAGTATGGAAACCTGAACCCCAAAGCGCAAAATTCCGGTTACGAGGGCTATGGTGAGCCTGATCGCTCCGTGGTGGCAAAAGAAGAGAATGCGGACGTGCAGAGCGTCTACAATTTCATCGTGTCTCCCGTGCCCACGGTGGTGCTCACTGGCAAAGTGCTGAAGGACGGGCAGCCTGTTGCAAACGCCCTTGTTGCTCTCGAAGGGGAGAACACCCTCTTCCATGCCCTGACCCGTGAAGACGGAACGTATCATCTGCCTCTGCCCGCAGGCAAACAGAAGATCCGGGCCAGACACGCTGACTCTGGTGCCACCGACTTTATGGAAGTGGAAGGGGCACAACAGAATTTCGATTTCAACCTCAAATAG